A single region of the Gracilibacillus caseinilyticus genome encodes:
- a CDS encoding glutaredoxin family protein, giving the protein MKLTLYGKENCSLCTDAYHILEILRQDFIFELEEVNIYNEDELLEAYHLMIPVLKDQETIIDIGIIDIETVENYLLSKNNSENS; this is encoded by the coding sequence ATGAAATTAACACTATATGGGAAAGAAAATTGTTCCTTGTGCACGGACGCTTACCATATATTAGAAATACTGCGACAGGATTTTATATTTGAATTAGAAGAAGTGAATATTTATAATGAAGATGAGTTGTTAGAAGCTTACCATCTGATGATTCCAGTGCTCAAAGATCAGGAAACGATCATTGACATAGGCATAATCGACATAGAAACTGTCGAAAACTATCTATTATCGAAAAATAATTCAGAAAATAGTTGA
- a CDS encoding L-lactate dehydrogenase, with amino-acid sequence MTYQTTKLRKVVIIGTGFVGTSYAYALLNQGVVNELVLIDLNEKKAEGEARDLNHGMPFGNPMRIKAGSYQDCHNADLVVITAGANQKPGETRLDLVEKNARIFKGIVTSVMDTNFKGIFVIATNPVDILTQITREISGLPKERVIGSGTILDTARFRYLLGEHFQVDARNIHAYIMGEHGDSELPIWSHVQIGGVPLSQYAGIDDLYNHHEMAELFENVRDAAYHIIERKGATYYGIGLGLVRLTRAILNNENAVLTVSAYVDGQYGLEDIYLGVPAILNENGIREVMELQLNDKETEQLHHSSKVLREMLDVGLNAIKR; translated from the coding sequence ATGACGTATCAAACTACAAAATTAAGAAAAGTAGTTATTATCGGAACAGGCTTTGTCGGTACCAGCTATGCCTATGCATTGTTAAACCAAGGTGTAGTCAATGAACTAGTCTTGATTGACCTTAATGAAAAGAAGGCAGAAGGGGAAGCACGTGATTTAAATCATGGTATGCCTTTTGGAAACCCTATGCGTATAAAAGCTGGGAGTTATCAGGATTGCCATAACGCCGATCTAGTGGTGATTACAGCTGGAGCAAATCAAAAACCTGGGGAAACGAGATTGGATCTAGTTGAAAAGAATGCTCGAATATTTAAAGGCATCGTTACTAGCGTTATGGATACTAACTTTAAAGGAATATTTGTGATCGCCACAAATCCTGTTGATATTTTAACTCAGATTACCAGAGAAATATCAGGGTTACCGAAGGAACGTGTCATCGGATCTGGAACGATTTTGGATACAGCGAGATTTCGATATTTATTAGGAGAGCATTTTCAAGTGGATGCTCGTAATATACATGCGTATATTATGGGTGAACATGGCGATTCCGAACTACCAATATGGAGTCATGTTCAGATCGGCGGAGTTCCATTATCACAGTATGCCGGTATTGATGATTTATATAATCACCATGAAATGGCTGAGTTATTCGAAAATGTCCGTGACGCTGCCTATCATATTATTGAGCGAAAAGGAGCAACCTACTACGGAATCGGTTTAGGGTTAGTCCGTTTGACTCGTGCAATATTAAATAATGAGAATGCTGTATTAACCGTTTCTGCATACGTAGATGGTCAATACGGATTAGAAGATATATATTTAGGCGTACCAGCTATATTGAACGAAAATGGCATTCGGGAAGTGATGGAATTACAGCTGAATGACAAAGAAACCGAACAATTACATCATTCATCAAAAGTCTTACGAGAAATGCTCGATGTCGGATTGAACGCCATTAAGCGATAA
- a CDS encoding alpha-hydroxy-acid oxidizing protein, translated as MTKATIKKSKVTALEKLVEQQLSQSSKLFLEEITSQKANSTSFILNRHTEANINISPFLLGSVGAQTYFHEDGELATALAAKNQGVPFIVSSHSSYSIEDIADAVPGCELWFQAHLFHDRDLTKHFIQRAELAGYQAIVVSLSNDVIHQTADTEARGTTNFVVDPIFAKKNHRNKQSIAEQVANEYQNRHVTWNDLAYIKQFTNLPVFIYGDLSIDDVRIALQQQVEGIILTNISYDNIDLLERVKTVVGDNLSIIIETEVTTKEALDQYLHVGADAVSVQRSYIHGLSISGVSGVEGVIAQLFT; from the coding sequence ATGACAAAAGCAACGATCAAAAAAAGTAAAGTTACAGCATTGGAAAAATTGGTGGAGCAACAGCTTTCCCAATCTTCCAAACTATTTTTAGAAGAAATTACGTCACAGAAGGCTAATTCTACTTCATTCATTCTAAATCGACATACAGAGGCAAATATCAATATATCGCCATTTCTTTTAGGATCTGTAGGTGCTCAAACCTACTTTCATGAGGACGGAGAACTGGCAACAGCTCTAGCAGCGAAGAATCAAGGTGTTCCTTTTATTGTCAGCAGTCACTCTTCCTACAGTATAGAAGATATCGCGGATGCAGTGCCGGGATGTGAATTATGGTTTCAAGCACATTTGTTTCATGATCGTGACTTGACAAAACACTTTATTCAACGTGCTGAGTTAGCCGGCTATCAAGCTATTGTTGTTTCATTATCTAATGATGTGATCCATCAGACTGCTGATACAGAGGCGAGAGGTACTACCAATTTTGTAGTGGATCCTATTTTTGCGAAAAAAAATCATCGTAATAAACAATCGATAGCAGAACAGGTAGCGAATGAGTATCAAAATCGCCATGTTACCTGGAATGACTTAGCATATATTAAGCAATTTACTAATCTGCCAGTATTTATTTATGGTGATTTGTCCATTGATGATGTAAGGATTGCGTTACAGCAGCAAGTAGAAGGTATTATCTTAACTAATATCAGTTATGACAATATCGATTTATTAGAACGTGTGAAAACGGTGGTAGGTGATAATCTTAGTATTATTATCGAAACAGAAGTGACCACAAAGGAAGCGTTAGACCAATATTTGCATGTTGGTGCAGATGCAGTTTCAGTGCAAAGAAGTTACATTCACGGCTTGTCAATATCGGGTGTTTCAGGAGTAGAAGGTGTAATTGCTCAATTATTCACATAA
- the acsA gene encoding acetate--CoA ligase, whose translation MVQTTTAHIDKVNGTYNLSDYQEIRRNFDWQDARDLLSSAKTGKINAAYEAIDRHVDEGFGDKIAIHYLDDTVKKSFTFQEVKDQTDHYARILLEHGVTKGDRVFVFLPKTPACYFAILATIKIGAIAGPLFEAFMEEAVRDRINDCEGTLLITDQELVKRVPREDIPSLEKVLFVEDIEIEPLEQVQGDQYVEWVDWEDGLIIHYTSGSTGKPKGVLHAHRSVQHQIVTGKWVLDIKDDDVYWCTSHPGWVTGSVYGLFAPLLNRATVVIQGGRFSAENWYTLIEELGVTIWYSAPTAFRMLLSKGDLYKQYDLSSIRHVLSVGEPLNPEVIQWAWNSLRVRIHDTWWMTETGGHLIVNLPSEKIKPGSMGRPFPGVEVGILDEEGNELPKGEVGQLAVRTPWPGLMKEIWGNQDKFQSYFQYEGWYISGDLAIQDEEGYVFFQGRNDDMINSAGERIGPFEVESKLIEHPAVEEAGVIGKPDELRGELVKAFISLRAGFESSDELLEEIRLFVRRNLSAHAAPREIEVMEELPKTKISGKILRRKLKALEIERATKVTK comes from the coding sequence ATGGTTCAAACAACGACAGCACATATCGATAAAGTAAACGGGACTTATAACCTATCAGATTATCAAGAAATACGCCGTAACTTCGATTGGCAGGATGCAAGAGATCTGTTGTCATCGGCAAAAACAGGAAAAATTAACGCAGCATATGAGGCAATTGACCGTCATGTCGATGAAGGTTTTGGTGATAAGATAGCGATTCATTATTTGGATGATACAGTAAAGAAGTCATTCACCTTTCAGGAAGTAAAGGATCAAACTGATCATTATGCAAGAATTTTGTTAGAACATGGTGTGACGAAAGGAGATCGTGTCTTTGTTTTTCTTCCTAAGACACCAGCATGTTATTTTGCTATTTTAGCAACAATCAAAATTGGTGCAATAGCTGGTCCGCTTTTCGAAGCCTTTATGGAAGAGGCGGTACGAGATCGTATTAATGATTGTGAAGGGACACTGCTAATTACTGATCAGGAATTAGTCAAACGTGTACCAAGAGAAGACATTCCATCATTAGAAAAGGTTTTGTTTGTAGAAGATATTGAAATAGAGCCATTGGAGCAAGTTCAAGGTGATCAGTATGTAGAATGGGTGGATTGGGAAGACGGTTTAATCATTCATTATACGAGTGGATCAACGGGGAAACCGAAAGGAGTACTGCACGCACATCGTTCTGTACAGCACCAAATTGTAACTGGTAAGTGGGTATTGGATATTAAAGATGATGACGTTTATTGGTGTACGTCTCACCCGGGTTGGGTAACAGGCAGTGTGTACGGTCTTTTTGCCCCATTGTTAAATCGTGCGACGGTTGTGATTCAAGGGGGACGATTTAGTGCAGAAAATTGGTACACTTTGATCGAAGAGTTAGGGGTAACGATCTGGTACAGTGCTCCAACTGCATTTCGTATGCTTCTGTCCAAAGGAGACCTCTATAAACAATATGATCTATCTTCGATAAGACATGTGTTAAGTGTAGGAGAACCGTTAAATCCTGAAGTGATTCAGTGGGCATGGAATAGCCTGCGTGTAAGAATCCATGATACTTGGTGGATGACAGAAACGGGAGGGCATTTAATTGTAAACCTTCCATCGGAAAAAATAAAACCAGGATCAATGGGGCGTCCTTTTCCAGGAGTGGAAGTTGGAATATTGGATGAAGAAGGTAATGAACTGCCGAAAGGTGAAGTAGGTCAATTGGCAGTACGTACGCCTTGGCCAGGTCTGATGAAGGAAATTTGGGGCAATCAGGATAAATTCCAGTCGTATTTTCAGTATGAGGGCTGGTATATATCAGGCGATTTAGCCATTCAGGATGAGGAAGGCTATGTATTCTTCCAAGGTCGTAACGATGATATGATCAACTCAGCAGGAGAACGGATTGGTCCGTTTGAAGTAGAAAGTAAATTAATTGAGCATCCTGCTGTAGAAGAAGCAGGTGTCATCGGGAAACCGGATGAATTGCGCGGAGAGTTAGTGAAAGCATTTATTTCTCTAAGAGCGGGATTCGAGTCATCTGATGAATTACTGGAAGAAATCCGCTTGTTTGTACGTCGCAATTTGTCTGCTCATGCTGCACCAAGAGAAATCGAGGTAATGGAAGAATTACCGAAAACGAAAATTAGTGGAAAAATTTTAAGAAGAAAATTAAAGGCGCTCGAAATAGAAAGAGCTACTAAAGTGACAAAGTAA
- a CDS encoding ABC transporter ATP-binding protein: protein MSLALHDVSRTFNGTTAVQNVNLEVQPGEIVGLLGTSGCGKSTLLRAISGLDTDYEGDIEINGTVTKEIHDTTGFIFQEPRLLPWLNVLDNVTFGLTGKPYEKEARALEYLTSVGLDGKEKLYPRELSGGMAQRVAIARALVTSPQVLLLDEPFSALDAFTKMQLQDLLLDVWEKYQSTIMLVTHDIDEATYLCDRVVILRGQPGEVEREISIKQTRPRNRGSEEMAHIKSEILQCLDLNKK from the coding sequence ATGAGTTTAGCTTTACATGATGTTAGTCGTACCTTCAATGGCACGACCGCCGTACAAAATGTCAATCTCGAAGTACAGCCAGGAGAAATCGTCGGATTGCTGGGAACAAGTGGATGTGGGAAAAGTACCTTATTGAGAGCCATTTCTGGACTTGATACAGATTATGAAGGCGATATTGAAATTAACGGTACCGTGACGAAAGAAATTCATGATACGACGGGATTTATTTTTCAAGAACCGCGTCTCTTACCATGGTTGAATGTACTGGATAATGTAACGTTTGGTCTTACCGGCAAACCTTATGAAAAAGAAGCGAGAGCGTTAGAGTATTTAACAAGTGTCGGATTGGATGGAAAGGAAAAACTGTATCCTCGGGAACTTTCTGGTGGGATGGCGCAACGTGTCGCGATTGCACGTGCTCTTGTGACCTCACCACAAGTCCTGTTATTAGACGAACCGTTCAGTGCATTAGACGCTTTTACAAAAATGCAGTTGCAGGACTTATTGCTAGATGTCTGGGAGAAGTATCAATCTACTATTATGCTTGTCACACATGATATCGACGAAGCTACTTATTTATGTGATCGGGTCGTGATCTTGAGAGGGCAGCCAGGAGAGGTAGAGAGAGAAATTTCAATAAAACAGACACGCCCGAGAAATCGTGGGAGTGAAGAGATGGCACATATTAAATCTGAAATTCTGCAATGTTTAGATCTGAATAAAAAGTAA
- a CDS encoding ABC transporter permease: MAKDQHQLATAGYVHPKGRSKSEAIKKSNDSLLRTILLGSIIPAILIVVWELLSRAGIVPSNQLPAPTAIVDKIISLAEDGSLWGHIWITTYRVFAGFIVGTIAAVILGSVVGFYKTAEQLLDPMIQAFRSIPSLAWVPLFILWLSIGETSKITMIAVGVFFPVYLNIVSGISGVDRKLIEVGKMYGLNTFQLVKRVILPASLPSFLVGLRSGLGLGWMFVVAAELMGASQGLGFLLVFGQNMSQPETILASIILFAIIGKLSDWALKQIEIRSLHWQDRLEK; the protein is encoded by the coding sequence ATGGCGAAAGACCAACACCAATTAGCAACGGCTGGATATGTACATCCAAAGGGAAGAAGTAAAAGTGAAGCAATTAAAAAATCAAATGATTCTCTACTCAGAACGATTCTGTTAGGGAGCATTATCCCGGCCATTTTAATAGTAGTTTGGGAGCTGTTGAGCCGTGCTGGTATTGTCCCTTCTAACCAGTTGCCAGCACCGACAGCTATTGTAGACAAAATTATCAGTCTGGCAGAAGATGGATCATTATGGGGACATATTTGGATCACTACTTATCGTGTGTTTGCCGGTTTTATCGTTGGTACCATTGCAGCTGTCATTCTAGGGTCTGTAGTTGGTTTTTATAAAACAGCAGAACAGCTGTTAGATCCGATGATTCAGGCGTTTCGTTCGATTCCATCTTTAGCATGGGTACCACTATTTATCTTGTGGCTAAGTATAGGGGAAACCTCTAAAATTACGATGATAGCCGTTGGGGTATTTTTCCCTGTCTATTTGAATATTGTCAGTGGAATTTCTGGTGTGGATCGTAAATTGATCGAGGTCGGTAAAATGTATGGATTAAACACATTTCAACTGGTTAAACGAGTCATACTTCCTGCTTCGTTACCATCTTTCTTAGTTGGATTGCGCAGCGGACTTGGGCTTGGCTGGATGTTTGTAGTTGCAGCAGAATTAATGGGAGCAAGTCAAGGACTCGGTTTCCTTTTAGTGTTCGGCCAAAATATGTCACAGCCGGAAACGATTCTAGCAAGCATCATTCTTTTTGCCATTATCGGAAAGTTATCCGATTGGGCTCTGAAACAAATAGAAATACGTTCCTTGCATTGGCAGGATCGTCTGGAAAAATAA
- a CDS encoding aliphatic sulfonate ABC transporter substrate-binding protein: MSKAPLIDLRSFLAIAVFGIIVLFAVGCSSSSEAETKPSEIRLDYAYYSPTSLVLKKFGWAEEAFAEEDIDVSWTLSQGSNKAIEFLNSDSVDFGSTAGAAALIAESNGVPLENVYVYSQPEWTALVTNEGSGIEKIEDLKGKKVAATLGTDPYIFLVRALDSVGMSINDIELVNLQHADGGNALVNGDVDAWAGLDPHMAKHELESGAQLFFRDINLNTYGFLNVREEFAEAHPEYVEQVIELYEKARQWILDNPEEAAELLAEEADISVDVAKVQLVERTDFSNPIPGQQHIDAITAAGEVLKQAGAINKDADVEALTNELINPEYAETVIEQ, encoded by the coding sequence ATGAGTAAAGCACCATTAATAGATTTGAGAAGTTTTCTTGCCATTGCAGTTTTTGGAATTATTGTTCTCTTCGCTGTTGGATGTTCATCCAGCAGTGAAGCTGAAACAAAGCCATCTGAAATTAGATTGGATTATGCCTATTATTCACCAACCAGCTTGGTGTTAAAGAAATTTGGCTGGGCGGAAGAAGCATTTGCTGAGGAAGATATCGATGTATCCTGGACGCTAAGTCAAGGGAGTAACAAAGCAATTGAATTTTTAAATAGTGATAGCGTTGACTTTGGTTCCACAGCAGGAGCAGCAGCGCTTATAGCAGAATCAAATGGTGTACCGTTGGAAAATGTCTATGTGTACTCTCAGCCGGAATGGACGGCATTAGTGACAAATGAAGGATCGGGAATTGAAAAGATTGAAGATTTGAAAGGCAAGAAAGTAGCAGCAACGCTTGGGACTGATCCATATATATTCTTAGTAAGAGCTTTAGATTCAGTTGGCATGTCCATTAATGATATTGAATTAGTCAACTTGCAGCATGCGGATGGTGGAAATGCATTAGTTAACGGTGATGTGGATGCTTGGGCAGGCCTTGATCCCCACATGGCAAAACACGAATTAGAATCTGGCGCGCAATTATTCTTTAGAGATATCAATTTAAATACTTATGGATTCTTAAATGTTCGAGAAGAATTTGCCGAAGCTCATCCGGAGTATGTGGAACAAGTAATTGAGTTGTATGAAAAAGCTCGTCAATGGATTTTGGATAATCCAGAGGAAGCGGCTGAATTACTTGCTGAAGAAGCAGATATTAGTGTGGATGTGGCAAAAGTGCAGTTAGTGGAGCGAACGGATTTTTCTAACCCGATCCCAGGACAGCAGCATATTGATGCGATCACAGCTGCAGGTGAAGTGCTGAAACAGGCGGGTGCTATTAATAAAGACGCTGATGTTGAAGCGTTAACAAATGAATTGATTAATCCGGAATATGCCGAAACTGTCATTGAGCAGTAG
- a CDS encoding PLP-dependent aspartate aminotransferase family protein, with protein MTNYKHSTYDPETIHLHGGQAPDPTTGSRAVPIYQSTSYVFHDTEHAERLFALDEPGNIYSRIGNPTVDVFEKRMALLEDGVASVATSSGMSAITLSILNLASAGDEIVAGVNLYGGTYNLFNITLPRYGINVKFVDPTDPENFKAAINENTKAVYGEIIGNPGLQVLDVERVSEIAHDAGIPLIIDNTFATPFGCKPITLGADIVVHSATKWIGGHGTSIGGVIVDGGRFNWNSEKYPAFTEPDPSYNGIRYAVDFGTLAFITKVRVQLLRDFGAALSPFNAFQLLQGLETLHLRVERHNRNAQELAEYLHHHEAVEWVRYPGLEDHPSHELATRILNNGFGSIIVFGIKGGRDAGRGLINNVALWSHVANVGDAKSLIIHPASTTHQQLTKEELDKTGVSEELVRLSVGIESIRDIQNDLDQALVKATGIGTEREKQIVVNDEGVIKWALNSPYERYQENGEEQTRQKTLAIVGLSGKEARPSYRLARKMQRLGYKIIPVNPRETEILGEQAYPDLKSVPVDIDIVQVFRSPDAAIEIAKEAIEVNPKVFWLQEGVVSPKAEQVALEGGLQVVHNRCTYKEAQRLRGTISTYACEI; from the coding sequence ATGACAAATTACAAACATTCAACGTATGATCCAGAAACAATTCATTTACACGGTGGGCAGGCGCCAGATCCGACAACAGGTTCACGTGCTGTGCCAATCTATCAATCTACTTCCTACGTATTCCATGACACGGAGCATGCGGAACGGTTATTTGCACTAGATGAGCCGGGAAATATATATTCGCGAATCGGAAATCCAACTGTAGACGTTTTTGAAAAAAGAATGGCACTCTTGGAAGATGGGGTTGCCTCAGTTGCCACTTCATCAGGGATGTCCGCCATCACGCTGTCGATTTTAAATCTTGCCAGTGCAGGAGATGAGATTGTAGCAGGTGTGAACTTATATGGTGGTACGTATAATCTGTTTAATATAACATTGCCACGGTACGGCATTAACGTAAAATTCGTCGATCCAACAGATCCTGAGAATTTTAAAGCAGCGATTAATGAGAATACGAAAGCTGTCTATGGTGAAATTATTGGGAATCCAGGGTTGCAGGTGTTGGATGTAGAAAGAGTTTCGGAAATTGCCCATGACGCAGGCATCCCATTAATTATCGATAACACGTTCGCAACCCCATTTGGTTGTAAGCCGATTACATTAGGAGCGGATATTGTCGTTCACTCTGCGACGAAATGGATTGGGGGGCACGGTACATCTATCGGTGGTGTGATTGTCGATGGAGGAAGATTTAACTGGAATTCAGAGAAATATCCAGCGTTTACAGAACCAGATCCGAGTTACAATGGCATCCGTTATGCGGTTGACTTTGGTACATTAGCCTTTATTACTAAGGTTCGTGTCCAACTGCTAAGAGATTTTGGTGCTGCTTTAAGTCCATTCAATGCGTTCCAGCTATTACAAGGACTTGAAACACTTCACTTGAGAGTGGAACGTCATAACCGGAATGCCCAGGAGTTAGCGGAATACTTGCACCACCATGAGGCGGTCGAATGGGTGAGATATCCAGGCTTGGAAGACCATCCATCCCATGAACTGGCAACACGTATTTTGAATAATGGCTTTGGTTCGATTATCGTCTTCGGTATTAAAGGTGGCCGTGACGCTGGCCGTGGCCTGATCAACAATGTAGCACTTTGGTCACATGTAGCAAACGTTGGGGATGCAAAATCCTTAATTATTCACCCAGCATCGACTACACATCAGCAATTAACGAAAGAGGAACTAGATAAAACAGGTGTATCGGAAGAATTAGTGCGTTTGTCTGTCGGTATTGAGTCGATACGCGATATCCAAAATGACTTAGATCAAGCCTTAGTAAAAGCAACAGGAATCGGAACAGAAAGAGAAAAACAAATTGTTGTTAATGACGAAGGGGTTATTAAATGGGCATTAAACTCTCCATATGAAAGATATCAGGAAAATGGCGAAGAACAGACTCGTCAAAAAACATTAGCAATCGTCGGATTAAGCGGAAAAGAAGCACGACCTAGCTATCGACTCGCTAGAAAAATGCAAAGGCTTGGCTATAAGATCATACCGGTCAACCCGAGAGAAACAGAGATTCTAGGTGAGCAAGCCTATCCTGATCTTAAGAGTGTTCCAGTAGATATTGATATTGTGCAAGTGTTCCGCAGTCCTGATGCAGCAATCGAAATCGCCAAAGAAGCAATTGAAGTGAATCCAAAAGTATTCTGGCTGCAAGAAGGCGTGGTATCACCGAAAGCAGAACAAGTAGCATTGGAAGGTGGTCTGCAAGTCGTCCATAACCGCTGCACGTATAAAGAAGCACAACGATTAAGAGGTACCATTTCCACATACGCATGTGAAATTTAA
- a CDS encoding SDR family NAD(P)-dependent oxidoreductase, which translates to MEKLSGKIALITGGAGGIGKVTAKRFLKEGAKVILVDLFQEALDDAKDALDAHGEVMTVQADVSKEADVENYVNKTVEKFGTIDIFFNNAGIEGKVAPIVEQDVADLDKVLSVNVRGIFLGLKYVLPVLTKQGYGSVINTSSVAGLSGSPGVAPYIASKHAVVGLTKTAALEAASANVRVNSIHPSPVNTRMMRSLEKGMNTDEESLAQTIPLGRYGESSDISNLVLFLASDESEFITGGQYRVDGGMGAL; encoded by the coding sequence ATGGAAAAGCTATCTGGAAAAATCGCCTTGATTACTGGTGGAGCTGGTGGTATCGGTAAAGTAACGGCAAAGAGATTCCTAAAAGAAGGAGCGAAGGTGATTTTAGTAGATTTATTCCAAGAAGCACTTGATGATGCTAAGGATGCATTAGATGCTCATGGAGAAGTAATGACAGTTCAAGCTGATGTTTCTAAAGAGGCAGATGTTGAAAACTATGTAAATAAAACGGTCGAGAAATTCGGGACAATAGACATATTCTTTAATAACGCAGGTATAGAAGGAAAAGTAGCACCAATTGTTGAACAAGATGTAGCTGATCTTGATAAAGTACTTAGTGTAAATGTGCGTGGTATCTTTTTGGGTTTAAAATACGTATTGCCTGTTTTGACGAAACAAGGTTATGGAAGTGTTATTAACACATCTTCAGTAGCAGGTTTAAGCGGAAGTCCCGGGGTAGCTCCTTATATCGCTTCTAAACATGCTGTCGTAGGGCTAACGAAAACAGCGGCGCTTGAGGCGGCAAGTGCCAATGTTCGAGTTAATTCTATTCACCCATCGCCAGTCAATACAAGAATGATGCGTTCTTTAGAAAAAGGAATGAATACAGATGAAGAATCTCTAGCACAAACTATTCCATTAGGACGTTACGGAGAATCTAGCGACATCTCCAATTTAGTTTTGTTTCTTGCTAGTGATGAAAGTGAATTTATTACTGGTGGACAATATCGTGTAGACGGTGGAATGGGTGCCTTATAA
- a CDS encoding nucleoside hydrolase, which translates to MDFIIPEEKKTRVIINTDAKNEVDDQFAIVHAILSYSFEIHGIIPAHFGNHKSNTSLQDSYDETMLLLNLIGCNNKFRIETGAAHAMPDEETAKDSPGARLIIEEALKKDNRPLYIAFYGPLTDMASALLIEPKIAQKNIKVIWIGGGDWPSGGREYNVSNDIHAANVVLKSNLEVWQIPRNVYRMMPVSYAELMDKVYPNGEIGKYLVEQVIDFNNESVSRPSEYRILGDSPAVGVLLFDDCGKWKWEPAPVFDQNMNYVHSGKYRPIKVYETIDSRFILEDFYAKLKLFFKKSTENDESKTKIEKA; encoded by the coding sequence ATGGACTTTATTATACCTGAAGAGAAAAAAACTAGAGTCATTATTAATACGGACGCCAAGAATGAAGTGGATGATCAGTTTGCAATTGTTCATGCAATTCTATCCTATTCATTTGAAATTCATGGAATCATTCCTGCACATTTCGGTAATCACAAATCAAATACAAGCTTACAAGACAGTTATGACGAAACAATGTTACTGCTAAACTTAATCGGATGTAACAATAAATTTCGTATCGAAACTGGCGCAGCACACGCAATGCCAGATGAAGAGACAGCTAAAGATTCACCTGGAGCGAGATTAATTATTGAAGAAGCACTAAAAAAGGATAATCGTCCTCTATATATAGCATTCTATGGACCACTTACGGATATGGCCTCTGCGTTACTAATAGAACCAAAGATTGCACAAAAGAATATAAAGGTGATCTGGATCGGTGGAGGAGATTGGCCATCTGGAGGTCGCGAATATAATGTATCAAACGATATTCATGCAGCAAATGTAGTACTCAAATCTAACCTTGAAGTATGGCAAATACCTAGAAATGTCTATCGCATGATGCCTGTTAGCTATGCAGAGCTGATGGACAAAGTATATCCAAATGGAGAAATTGGTAAGTATCTAGTAGAACAGGTTATAGATTTTAACAATGAAAGTGTATCAAGACCTTCAGAATACCGAATACTAGGTGATTCACCAGCTGTTGGTGTATTATTATTTGACGATTGCGGTAAATGGAAATGGGAGCCTGCTCCAGTTTTTGATCAAAATATGAATTATGTTCATTCCGGTAAATATCGTCCAATCAAAGTGTATGAAACGATTGATTCTCGATTTATCCTTGAAGATTTCTATGCAAAGTTAAAACTATTTTTCAAAAAAAGCACCGAGAATGATGAAAGCAAAACAAAAATAGAAAAAGCTTAA
- the clpP gene encoding ATP-dependent Clp endopeptidase proteolytic subunit ClpP, translating into MNLIPTVIEQTNRGERAYDIYSRLLKDRIIMLGSGIDDNVSNSIVAQLLFLTAEDPDKDISLYINSPGGSITAGMAIYDTMQFIKPNVSTICIGMAASMGAFLLAAGEPGKRYALPNSEVMIHQPLGGTQGQASDIQIHANRIIEMRKKLNQILAERTGQPLEVIEKDTDRDNFMTAERAKEYGLIDKVMEHKPSDLN; encoded by the coding sequence ATGAATTTAATTCCAACAGTTATTGAACAAACAAACCGAGGCGAACGTGCATATGACATTTATTCTCGCCTATTAAAAGACAGAATTATTATGCTAGGAAGCGGCATTGATGACAATGTGTCTAACAGTATTGTAGCACAATTGTTATTCTTAACGGCAGAAGATCCTGATAAAGATATTTCTTTATACATTAACTCACCAGGTGGTTCCATTACAGCAGGTATGGCCATCTATGATACGATGCAATTCATCAAACCTAATGTTTCTACCATCTGTATCGGTATGGCGGCCTCTATGGGTGCTTTCCTACTTGCAGCAGGTGAGCCTGGTAAACGTTATGCACTGCCAAACAGTGAAGTAATGATTCACCAGCCACTAGGTGGTACACAAGGTCAAGCGTCTGATATTCAGATTCATGCAAATCGTATTATCGAGATGCGTAAAAAACTAAACCAAATCCTTGCGGAACGAACTGGTCAACCGCTAGAAGTAATCGAAAAAGATACAGATCGTGATAATTTCATGACGGCTGAACGTGCAAAAGAATATGGGTTAATCGATAAAGTAATGGAACACAAACCATCTGATTTAAATTAA